Proteins from a genomic interval of Tautonia rosea:
- a CDS encoding helix-turn-helix domain-containing protein: MAQFYTLEEAANVLGMNAEELKQKAQHREVRAFLDSGSWRFRVSDIDELARRRGMGSDPELSLSDLDLPTDTADQTNESDVTDDSVFQLGVARSDLGPASMESLPFQESGSDADILLDDTSLPLGGGSSSHILGMESSGKQPSDSDVRLVPEGPKGASDSDVQLSGEINVVPPLTPGDSDVTLVHENTQEAFEPFGAADFSDEDDSGGFGAAAEGGSSDETTLRPSPIGSSGEIRAEEGRLADEEDSDFELTPSSVIDALQPESGSDFELTALDASDEFESAAPRPSDSDVTGAEPSSSGVNLGRPSDSGINLQQMGGLSGDAESIELAPLEEDKSQNRPAASKPAPRPVADPGATAMPGLGAAGDPSATALPIRDQGQKDIFEDTDFEVDALDSGEDATIQIDANSDFDLDESDSASEVFALDEEDVDQSAATALGPALGAEDALSGSMDAEISDSEEMEGVGWDEELEPSGATAAAAAAPATGRKAGGSALLTDAGGPPWGGIWVGVLGVTTVLMMLLAFITMDVVRNLNSYQSDTPVASGLVNVIVGEN; this comes from the coding sequence ATGGCTCAGTTTTACACCCTGGAAGAGGCCGCAAATGTCCTCGGCATGAATGCTGAGGAGTTGAAGCAGAAGGCCCAGCATCGCGAAGTGCGGGCCTTCCTCGATAGCGGCTCTTGGCGTTTTCGTGTCTCGGACATCGACGAACTGGCGAGACGACGAGGAATGGGCAGCGACCCGGAACTCTCGCTCTCCGATCTCGATCTCCCCACCGACACGGCCGATCAAACCAACGAGTCCGATGTGACCGATGATTCGGTCTTCCAGCTCGGCGTGGCCCGGTCCGATCTTGGGCCGGCCTCGATGGAATCACTGCCGTTTCAGGAATCTGGATCGGACGCGGATATTCTGCTTGATGATACCTCGCTGCCTCTGGGAGGTGGTTCCAGCTCCCATATCCTGGGCATGGAATCCTCCGGCAAGCAACCGAGTGATTCCGACGTGCGCCTGGTTCCGGAAGGGCCAAAGGGGGCAAGCGACTCGGATGTCCAGCTGTCGGGCGAGATCAATGTCGTCCCTCCGCTGACTCCCGGGGATTCCGACGTGACCCTCGTTCACGAGAACACTCAGGAAGCGTTCGAGCCCTTCGGTGCAGCGGACTTCTCCGATGAGGATGATTCCGGCGGATTTGGCGCCGCGGCCGAGGGAGGCTCCAGCGATGAGACGACCCTTCGCCCCAGCCCAATCGGTTCATCCGGAGAGATTCGAGCTGAGGAAGGTCGCCTGGCTGACGAAGAGGATAGCGATTTCGAGCTGACGCCCTCGAGCGTGATCGATGCCCTTCAGCCGGAATCTGGCAGCGATTTCGAGCTGACCGCCCTCGATGCCAGTGACGAATTCGAGTCGGCCGCTCCTCGGCCAAGTGATTCGGACGTGACTGGAGCCGAGCCGTCTTCCTCCGGCGTCAATCTTGGCCGACCGAGTGATTCGGGCATCAACCTGCAACAGATGGGCGGCCTTTCCGGAGATGCCGAATCGATCGAGCTGGCACCTCTCGAGGAAGACAAGTCTCAGAATCGGCCCGCTGCGTCGAAGCCTGCTCCTCGTCCGGTGGCTGATCCCGGCGCGACCGCCATGCCCGGCCTCGGTGCCGCGGGTGATCCCTCGGCAACCGCGTTGCCGATCCGCGATCAGGGGCAGAAGGACATCTTCGAGGATACCGACTTCGAGGTCGATGCCCTCGACAGCGGCGAAGATGCGACCATTCAGATCGACGCCAACAGCGACTTCGATCTCGATGAAAGCGATTCGGCGTCCGAGGTCTTCGCGCTCGACGAGGAGGATGTCGACCAGAGTGCCGCCACCGCCCTCGGTCCCGCGCTCGGTGCGGAAGATGCCCTGAGCGGCTCGATGGATGCTGAAATCTCCGACTCCGAGGAGATGGAAGGCGTCGGCTGGGACGAGGAGCTTGAGCCTTCGGGAGCGACTGCGGCCGCTGCTGCGGCTCCTGCCACCGGTCGGAAGGCGGGAGGAAGCGCCCTTCTGACTGATGCCGGCGGGCCGCCCTGGGGAGGGATCTGGGTGGGCGTTCTTGGCGTGACGACCGTTTTGATGATGCTCCTGGCCTTCATCACGATGGACGTCGTCCGCAACCTCAACAGCTATCAGAGCGATACGCCAGTCGCTTCTGGCCTGGTCAACGTGATCGTTGGTGAGAACTGA
- a CDS encoding DUF1326 domain-containing protein, protein MRTIFSALCGVFLCSAVVASEAVQVRGDYLEARTADVFTGPCFSNAEVFIVGDRAVMAWKVTEGSWEGVDLSGLSVAAAVRGTTTFSEDRPEQALTVMIVDERADDRQRVALVKMAQRLGGTRLGHVVDVKASAINLEIDEHCHTEAAGPAHKHHLMPMAPPARFSAEGLAEISTRPLDANDCICGNEVIAYQPLSEGVEVQPAYTVDHSFRGTGLGSIWAAPNARSSFVGQFAY, encoded by the coding sequence ATGCGCACAATCTTCTCCGCACTCTGCGGCGTTTTCCTTTGTTCCGCGGTCGTCGCGTCCGAGGCGGTTCAGGTGCGCGGCGATTATCTCGAAGCCCGGACTGCCGATGTGTTTACCGGCCCCTGCTTCTCGAATGCCGAGGTCTTCATCGTCGGCGATCGCGCCGTCATGGCCTGGAAGGTCACGGAAGGCTCGTGGGAAGGGGTCGATCTCTCCGGTCTGAGCGTCGCCGCCGCCGTCCGAGGAACCACGACCTTTTCCGAAGACCGTCCTGAGCAAGCCCTCACCGTCATGATCGTCGATGAACGAGCCGACGACCGACAGCGCGTCGCCCTGGTCAAGATGGCTCAGCGCCTGGGAGGGACTCGGCTGGGTCACGTTGTTGACGTGAAGGCTTCGGCAATCAATCTGGAGATTGATGAGCATTGCCACACCGAGGCCGCGGGACCTGCCCACAAACATCACCTGATGCCGATGGCTCCCCCGGCGCGGTTCTCGGCCGAGGGCCTGGCCGAAATTTCGACCCGCCCGCTCGATGCAAACGATTGCATTTGTGGGAATGAGGTGATTGCCTATCAACCCCTTTCCGAAGGGGTCGAAGTGCAGCCGGCATATACCGTCGATCACTCGTTCCGAGGCACCGGCCTTGGCAGCATCTGGGCGGCTCCCAACGCTCGGAGCAGCTTCGTCGGTCAGTTCGCGTACTGA
- a CDS encoding M48 family metallopeptidase → MPFLVLIALFVAFWSPVVQDPAAGRAESVPSLAISLAVMVAAVLMLALVSAMIGRRLVRRGTFVGQTFRMRHQLVRSAQVMEFLALLIFAGLIYVLQWPRVVSDGLGLRGWIVLEEAIVLLPFPIMILSVWWGLFPAERSLTASRARIAQPIRLGGHLIVKSRQAFGLVLPVAVLFALVLEVDRWLESAIQVGAWVHLGLYAVLGGLILILSPAFVRLSWPSRPLPPGPIRDRLEQLARRFDFRYTEILVWDTGGTLVNAGVTGALPWFRYVLLTDAMLEHLAPRQIEAVFGHEVGHIAHRHLTYFGLFFLGTMGVMALLSAGIDQVLTVDSPYWIWGRSRWVELLFQASVALGIALVYFFVVFGFLSRWFERQADVFGCRVVSCGLADCPPHRDINADTSLNSGNVPESLCPVGIGIFIEALSLVATLNGLEPKAASWRHGSIARRIDFLRKLEGRPEVERRFQTRLHRLRLGLGLVLAMAVLVAVSTGAIDSFR, encoded by the coding sequence ATGCCCTTCCTTGTCTTGATCGCCCTCTTTGTTGCGTTCTGGTCTCCGGTCGTCCAGGACCCTGCGGCAGGGCGAGCCGAGTCTGTGCCGAGCCTCGCAATCAGCCTGGCAGTGATGGTCGCCGCTGTGCTGATGCTGGCACTTGTCTCGGCGATGATCGGGAGGCGATTGGTCCGCAGGGGAACCTTTGTGGGCCAGACCTTCCGGATGCGTCATCAACTGGTGCGATCGGCACAGGTGATGGAATTCCTGGCATTGCTGATCTTTGCCGGGTTGATTTATGTCCTGCAATGGCCCAGGGTCGTGTCCGATGGTTTGGGACTCCGAGGCTGGATTGTGCTTGAGGAAGCCATCGTCTTGCTTCCGTTTCCGATCATGATCCTCTCGGTGTGGTGGGGCCTTTTTCCCGCGGAACGATCCTTGACGGCGTCTCGCGCGAGAATTGCACAACCGATCCGGCTTGGTGGCCACCTCATCGTCAAGTCTCGACAGGCCTTTGGCCTGGTCTTGCCCGTGGCCGTGCTCTTTGCCCTGGTTCTGGAAGTCGATCGTTGGCTCGAATCGGCGATTCAGGTCGGAGCGTGGGTTCACCTGGGGCTCTATGCGGTCCTGGGAGGATTGATTCTGATCCTTTCGCCGGCCTTTGTCCGGCTCAGCTGGCCGTCTCGACCGCTTCCGCCCGGTCCCATTCGCGATCGGCTGGAACAGCTTGCGCGACGGTTTGACTTTCGCTATACCGAGATCCTCGTCTGGGATACCGGGGGAACGCTGGTCAATGCCGGGGTCACAGGAGCGTTACCCTGGTTTCGTTACGTGTTGCTGACGGATGCGATGCTTGAACATCTCGCTCCTCGACAGATTGAAGCGGTGTTTGGTCATGAGGTTGGGCATATCGCTCACCGCCACCTGACCTACTTCGGTCTGTTCTTTCTCGGCACAATGGGAGTGATGGCGCTACTCAGTGCCGGGATTGACCAGGTCCTGACCGTCGACTCGCCCTACTGGATCTGGGGTCGAAGCCGGTGGGTTGAGTTGCTCTTTCAGGCCTCCGTCGCCCTGGGCATTGCCCTGGTGTACTTCTTCGTGGTCTTTGGTTTCCTCTCACGATGGTTTGAACGTCAGGCGGATGTCTTTGGGTGTCGGGTTGTCTCGTGCGGTCTCGCCGACTGCCCTCCTCATCGCGACATCAACGCCGACACGTCGTTGAATTCGGGGAACGTCCCCGAGTCACTTTGCCCGGTCGGAATCGGGATATTCATCGAAGCCCTCAGCCTGGTGGCGACACTCAACGGTCTGGAACCGAAGGCGGCCTCGTGGAGGCACGGGAGCATCGCTCGCAGGATCGATTTTTTGAGGAAATTGGAAGGGCGGCCCGAAGTCGAGCGCCGGTTCCAGACCCGTCTGCATCGGCTTCGCCTGGGCCTGGGGCTGGTTCTGGCGATGGCGGTGCTTGTTGCCGTCTCGACCGGGGCGATCGATTCCTTCCGATAA